The following are encoded in a window of Perca fluviatilis chromosome 21, GENO_Pfluv_1.0, whole genome shotgun sequence genomic DNA:
- the LOC120550694 gene encoding phenylethanolamine N-methyltransferase-like gives MEEKGAENGVAAMAACYQGFDPAAYLQYNYTPPRADFERKDSIVPWKLACLHKAFTEGDVSGELLVDIGSGPTLYQVMSGCEVFNKVLLTDFLEVNRQELRRWLQDEGGCSLDWTPFLQHVCKLEGRRPSAWTEKAAKLRQVIMDIVTIDVHCPQPLALDALPSAGADCLVSCFCLESVSPDLAAFTRALGHIGRLLRPGGHLLLIGALGESYYFGGPGVKIPVVPLNEAQVCASLKESGYTLIRLEVYTLPQDMRVGVDDVSGVFFVKAMKE, from the exons ATGGAAGAAAAGGGAGCAGAGAATGGAGTGGCGGCCATGGCAGCCTGCTACCAGGGATTTGATCCTGCAGCGTATCTGCAGTATAACTACACTCCACCACGGGCTGATTTTGAAAGAAAGGACAGCATTGTGCCCTGGAAACTGGCATGCCTGCATAAGGCTTTCACTGAAG GCGATGTGAGTGGTGAGCTGCTGGTGGACATAGGTTCGGGTCCCACCTTGTACCAGGTGATGAGTGGCTGTGAGGTTTTCAACAAGGTGCTCCTCACAGATTTCCTGGAGGTCAACAGGCAGGAACTGAGGCGCTGGCTCCAGGACGAGGGAGGCTGCAGCCTGGACTGGACACCATTCCTGCAGCACGTCTGCAAGCTGGAGGGACGACG GCCCTCAGCATGGACCGAGAAGGCTGCCAAGCTACGTCAGGTCATCATGGACATTGTCACCATTGACGTGCACTGCCCTCAGCCTCTGGCCCTTGATGCCCTTCCTTCAGCAGGGGCCGACTGTCTCGTGTCCTGCTTCTGTCTGGAGAGTGTCAGCCCTGACCTGGCTGCCTTCACCAGGGCCCTGGGCCACATTGGGAGGCTCCTGCGGCCTGGTGGTCACCTCCTGCTCATCGGAGCTCTGGGAGAGAGTTACTATTTTGGGGGGCCTGGGGTAAAGATCCCTGTGGTCCCACTAAATGAGGCCCAGGTCTGTGCTAGTTTGAAGGAGAGTGGTTACACCCTGATCAGGCTGGAGGTTTACACATTGCCTCAGGACATGAGGGTGGGGGTTGATGACGTGTCTGGGGTGTTTTTTGTAAAGGCGATGAAGGAGTAA